The proteins below come from a single Tribolium castaneum strain GA2 chromosome 9, icTriCast1.1, whole genome shotgun sequence genomic window:
- the Tps1 gene encoding uncharacterized protein Tps1 isoform X1, translating into MQISHVVASSGSMIVVSNRLPFVLQKDANGKLVRKASAGGLVTAVAPVVINGNGLWVGWPGIHLADPNEPIPESDPDDITPTAGLRSEKVVAVQIDPAVFDSYYNGCCNATFWPLFHSMPDRATFKREHWQCYTTANKEFADCTMKALKSLPKKTGNDVPLIWIHDYHLMLAANWVRQGAEEEGINCKLGFFLHIPFPPWDIFRLFPWSDEILQGMLACDMVGFHITDYCLNFVDCCQRNLGCRVDRKNLLVEHGGRSVRVRPLPIGIPFERFVELAEKAPRVLSTNQRIVLGVDRLDYTKGLVHRLLAFEKLLENHPQHKEKVSLLQISVPSRTDVKEYQDLKEEMDQLVGRINGKFTTPNWSPIRYIYGCVSQDELAAFYRDAAVGLVTPLRDGMNLVAKEFVACQINTPPGVLIVSPFAGAGETMHEALICNPYEINDASEVIHRALTMPEDERILRMNYLRRREKLNDVNYWTKSFLSAMGSLITQEDHDDIGTTSMPAVTLDDFDEYLAKYIGNTHKLALLLDYDGTLAPIAPHPDLAIIPPETKNVLQRLSNISDVYIAIISGRDVNNVKQMVGIDGITYAGNHGLEILHPDNTKFVHPMPTEFRDKVGELLRQLQERVCRDGAWVENKGALLTFHFRETPSHIRPQLAEEAKRLIEEAGFKAGKAHCAIEAKPPVQWNKGRASIYILRTAFGVDWSERIRIIYAGDDTTDEDAMQALKGMAATFRVTSSSIVKTSAERRLPSTDSVLTMLKWVERHLSRRKPSIDPSNYRRNSLAKQGAVQMEMSYTNTQQRNGNSGRISTTDSTASH; encoded by the exons atgcaaatttcac ATGTCGTCGCCTCCTCCGGGAGCATGATCGTGGTGTCGAACCGACTACCCTTCGTTTTGCAAAAAGATGCCAACGGTAAACTCGTACGCAAAGCCAG CGCCGGTGGTCTAGTGACAGCCGTTGCTCCGGTCGTCATCAACGGTAATGGCTTATGGGTGGGTTGGCCCGGAATTCATCTAGCGGACCCTAACGAACCCATCCCGGAGTCGGACCCGGACGATATCACGCCTACGGCGGGGCTCCGGTCCGAGAAAGTCGTTGCCGTTCAAATCGACCCAGCTGTCTTCGATTCGTACTACAACGGCTGCTGTAACGCCACTTTTTGGCCCTTGTTCCACTCAATGCCCGACAGGGCCACCTTTAAAAGGGAGCACTGGCAATGCTACACCACCGCTAACAAAGAATTCGCCGATTGTACCATGAAGGCGTTGAAGTCTCTCCCGAAAAAGACCGGGAACGACGTTCCCTTGATCTGGATACATGACTACCACCTAATGCTAGCGGCCAATTGGGTGAGACAAGGGGCCGAGGAAGAAGGGATTAATTGCAAACTGGGATTCTTCCTGCATATCCCGTTCCCGCCGTGGGATATCTTCCGGTTGTTCCCGTGGTCGGACGAAATCCTCCAAGGGATGCTGGCGTGTGACATGGTCGGGTTTCACATCACTGATTACTGTTTGAATTTCGTCGATTGTTGCCAGCGGAATTTGGGATGTCGTGTCGACCGTAAAAATCTCTTGGTGGAACATGGTGGTAGATCGGTGCGAGTTCGCCCGTTACCAATCGGAATTCCCTTCGAACGATTCGTCGAACTTGCCGAGAAAGCACCAAGAGTCTTGTCAACAAACCAAAGAATTGTTTTAGGAGTCGATAGACTCGACTACACGAAAGGACTGGTTCATAGACTGTTGGCTTTCGAGAAGTTGCTCGAAAACCACCCCCAACACAAGGAAAAAGTCTCACTTTTACAAATCTCCGTTCCGTCGCGCACCGACGTTAAGGAATACCAAGACTTGAAGGAAGAAATGGACCAATTGGTCGGCCGAATCAATGGTAAATTTACCACACCCAACTGGTCGCCGATTCGCTACATTTACGGGTGTGTGAGTCAGGACGAACTGGCGGCGTTTTACCGGGACGCAGCCGTGGGGTTAGTCACCCCGTTGCGCGACGGAATGAATTTAGTAGCCAAAGAATTCGTAGCATGCCAAATTAACACCCCCCCAGGTGTCCTCATAGTGTCTCCGTTCGCCGGAGCGGGCGAAACGATGCACGAAGCGCTCATTTGCAACCCTTACGAGATCAACGACGCTTCTGAGGTCATCCATCGCGCGCTGACGATGCCCGAAGACGAGAGAATCCTCCGGATGAATTACCTGCGGAGACGGGAGAAACTCAACGATGTTAACTACTGGACCAAGTCGTTTTTGTCCGCCATGGGCTCTCTAATCACGCAGGAGGATCACGACGATATCGGAACCACGTCAATGCCTGCGGTCACGCTCGACGATTTCGACGAATATCTGGCTAA GTATATCGGGAACACGCACAAGCTGGCTTTGTTGTTGGACTATGACGGGACTCTGGCCCCGATCGCCCCGCACCCAGACCTTGCCATCATCCCTCCCGAAACCAAGAACGTCCTCCAGAGACTGTCGAATATTTCCGACGTGTATATCGCTATCATTTCCGGAAGAGACGTGAATAATGTGAAGCAAATGGTGGGCATTGATGGTATAACATACGCTGGCAATCACGGTTTGGAGATTTTACACCCCGATAATACGAAATTTGTGCATCCTATGCCGACGGAGTTCCGAGATAAGGTGGGCGAGTTGTTGCGGCAGTTGCAGGAGAGGGTGTGTCGGGATGGCGCTTGGGTGGAGAACAAAGGGGCGCTTTTGACTTTCCATTTCCGCGAGACGCCGTCACATATTCGGCCACAGTTGGCCGAAGAAGCCAAGCGTTTGATCGAAGAAGCCGGGTTTAAGGCCGGGAAGGCGCATTGTGCTATCGAAGCCAAACCGCCGGTTCAGTGGAATAAAGGAAGAGCGTCTATTTATATTCTGAGGACTGCATTCGGGGTAGATTGGAGCGAAAGGATCAGGATTATATATGCAGGGGATGATACGACGGACGAGGATGCCATGCAG GCTTTGAAAGGTATGGCGGCCACATTTAGAGTAACGTCATCGTCGATTGTGAAAACTTCGGCCGAGCGCCGTTTGCCGTCGACAGATTCGGTCTTGACGATGCTGAAGTGGGTGGAGCGGCATTTAAGTCGCAGGAAGCCCAGCATCGATCCTAGTAATTACCGGAGGAATTCGTTAGCAAAACAGGGAGCCGTTCAAATGGAAATGTCTTATACGAATACGCAACAAAGGAACGGAAATTCGGGAAGAATCTCCACCACAGACTCGACAGCTTCGCACTAA
- the Tps1 gene encoding uncharacterized protein Tps1 isoform X2 has product MGLWRRLPRVPSESNFDNVVASSGSMIVVSNRLPFVLQKDANGKLVRKASAGGLVTAVAPVVINGNGLWVGWPGIHLADPNEPIPESDPDDITPTAGLRSEKVVAVQIDPAVFDSYYNGCCNATFWPLFHSMPDRATFKREHWQCYTTANKEFADCTMKALKSLPKKTGNDVPLIWIHDYHLMLAANWVRQGAEEEGINCKLGFFLHIPFPPWDIFRLFPWSDEILQGMLACDMVGFHITDYCLNFVDCCQRNLGCRVDRKNLLVEHGGRSVRVRPLPIGIPFERFVELAEKAPRVLSTNQRIVLGVDRLDYTKGLVHRLLAFEKLLENHPQHKEKVSLLQISVPSRTDVKEYQDLKEEMDQLVGRINGKFTTPNWSPIRYIYGCVSQDELAAFYRDAAVGLVTPLRDGMNLVAKEFVACQINTPPGVLIVSPFAGAGETMHEALICNPYEINDASEVIHRALTMPEDERILRMNYLRRREKLNDVNYWTKSFLSAMGSLITQEDHDDIGTTSMPAVTLDDFDEYLAKYIGNTHKLALLLDYDGTLAPIAPHPDLAIIPPETKNVLQRLSNISDVYIAIISGRDVNNVKQMVGIDGITYAGNHGLEILHPDNTKFVHPMPTEFRDKVGELLRQLQERVCRDGAWVENKGALLTFHFRETPSHIRPQLAEEAKRLIEEAGFKAGKAHCAIEAKPPVQWNKGRASIYILRTAFGVDWSERIRIIYAGDDTTDEDAMQALKGMAATFRVTSSSIVKTSAERRLPSTDSVLTMLKWVERHLSRRKPSIDPSNYRRNSLAKQGAVQMEMSYTNTQQRNGNSGRISTTDSTASH; this is encoded by the exons ATGGGCTTGTGGAGACGCCTGCCGAGGGTTCCTTCCGAGAGCAACTTTGACA ATGTCGTCGCCTCCTCCGGGAGCATGATCGTGGTGTCGAACCGACTACCCTTCGTTTTGCAAAAAGATGCCAACGGTAAACTCGTACGCAAAGCCAG CGCCGGTGGTCTAGTGACAGCCGTTGCTCCGGTCGTCATCAACGGTAATGGCTTATGGGTGGGTTGGCCCGGAATTCATCTAGCGGACCCTAACGAACCCATCCCGGAGTCGGACCCGGACGATATCACGCCTACGGCGGGGCTCCGGTCCGAGAAAGTCGTTGCCGTTCAAATCGACCCAGCTGTCTTCGATTCGTACTACAACGGCTGCTGTAACGCCACTTTTTGGCCCTTGTTCCACTCAATGCCCGACAGGGCCACCTTTAAAAGGGAGCACTGGCAATGCTACACCACCGCTAACAAAGAATTCGCCGATTGTACCATGAAGGCGTTGAAGTCTCTCCCGAAAAAGACCGGGAACGACGTTCCCTTGATCTGGATACATGACTACCACCTAATGCTAGCGGCCAATTGGGTGAGACAAGGGGCCGAGGAAGAAGGGATTAATTGCAAACTGGGATTCTTCCTGCATATCCCGTTCCCGCCGTGGGATATCTTCCGGTTGTTCCCGTGGTCGGACGAAATCCTCCAAGGGATGCTGGCGTGTGACATGGTCGGGTTTCACATCACTGATTACTGTTTGAATTTCGTCGATTGTTGCCAGCGGAATTTGGGATGTCGTGTCGACCGTAAAAATCTCTTGGTGGAACATGGTGGTAGATCGGTGCGAGTTCGCCCGTTACCAATCGGAATTCCCTTCGAACGATTCGTCGAACTTGCCGAGAAAGCACCAAGAGTCTTGTCAACAAACCAAAGAATTGTTTTAGGAGTCGATAGACTCGACTACACGAAAGGACTGGTTCATAGACTGTTGGCTTTCGAGAAGTTGCTCGAAAACCACCCCCAACACAAGGAAAAAGTCTCACTTTTACAAATCTCCGTTCCGTCGCGCACCGACGTTAAGGAATACCAAGACTTGAAGGAAGAAATGGACCAATTGGTCGGCCGAATCAATGGTAAATTTACCACACCCAACTGGTCGCCGATTCGCTACATTTACGGGTGTGTGAGTCAGGACGAACTGGCGGCGTTTTACCGGGACGCAGCCGTGGGGTTAGTCACCCCGTTGCGCGACGGAATGAATTTAGTAGCCAAAGAATTCGTAGCATGCCAAATTAACACCCCCCCAGGTGTCCTCATAGTGTCTCCGTTCGCCGGAGCGGGCGAAACGATGCACGAAGCGCTCATTTGCAACCCTTACGAGATCAACGACGCTTCTGAGGTCATCCATCGCGCGCTGACGATGCCCGAAGACGAGAGAATCCTCCGGATGAATTACCTGCGGAGACGGGAGAAACTCAACGATGTTAACTACTGGACCAAGTCGTTTTTGTCCGCCATGGGCTCTCTAATCACGCAGGAGGATCACGACGATATCGGAACCACGTCAATGCCTGCGGTCACGCTCGACGATTTCGACGAATATCTGGCTAA GTATATCGGGAACACGCACAAGCTGGCTTTGTTGTTGGACTATGACGGGACTCTGGCCCCGATCGCCCCGCACCCAGACCTTGCCATCATCCCTCCCGAAACCAAGAACGTCCTCCAGAGACTGTCGAATATTTCCGACGTGTATATCGCTATCATTTCCGGAAGAGACGTGAATAATGTGAAGCAAATGGTGGGCATTGATGGTATAACATACGCTGGCAATCACGGTTTGGAGATTTTACACCCCGATAATACGAAATTTGTGCATCCTATGCCGACGGAGTTCCGAGATAAGGTGGGCGAGTTGTTGCGGCAGTTGCAGGAGAGGGTGTGTCGGGATGGCGCTTGGGTGGAGAACAAAGGGGCGCTTTTGACTTTCCATTTCCGCGAGACGCCGTCACATATTCGGCCACAGTTGGCCGAAGAAGCCAAGCGTTTGATCGAAGAAGCCGGGTTTAAGGCCGGGAAGGCGCATTGTGCTATCGAAGCCAAACCGCCGGTTCAGTGGAATAAAGGAAGAGCGTCTATTTATATTCTGAGGACTGCATTCGGGGTAGATTGGAGCGAAAGGATCAGGATTATATATGCAGGGGATGATACGACGGACGAGGATGCCATGCAG GCTTTGAAAGGTATGGCGGCCACATTTAGAGTAACGTCATCGTCGATTGTGAAAACTTCGGCCGAGCGCCGTTTGCCGTCGACAGATTCGGTCTTGACGATGCTGAAGTGGGTGGAGCGGCATTTAAGTCGCAGGAAGCCCAGCATCGATCCTAGTAATTACCGGAGGAATTCGTTAGCAAAACAGGGAGCCGTTCAAATGGAAATGTCTTATACGAATACGCAACAAAGGAACGGAAATTCGGGAAGAATCTCCACCACAGACTCGACAGCTTCGCACTAA
- the Tps1 gene encoding uncharacterized protein Tps1 isoform X3 has protein sequence MIVVSNRLPFVLQKDANGKLVRKASAGGLVTAVAPVVINGNGLWVGWPGIHLADPNEPIPESDPDDITPTAGLRSEKVVAVQIDPAVFDSYYNGCCNATFWPLFHSMPDRATFKREHWQCYTTANKEFADCTMKALKSLPKKTGNDVPLIWIHDYHLMLAANWVRQGAEEEGINCKLGFFLHIPFPPWDIFRLFPWSDEILQGMLACDMVGFHITDYCLNFVDCCQRNLGCRVDRKNLLVEHGGRSVRVRPLPIGIPFERFVELAEKAPRVLSTNQRIVLGVDRLDYTKGLVHRLLAFEKLLENHPQHKEKVSLLQISVPSRTDVKEYQDLKEEMDQLVGRINGKFTTPNWSPIRYIYGCVSQDELAAFYRDAAVGLVTPLRDGMNLVAKEFVACQINTPPGVLIVSPFAGAGETMHEALICNPYEINDASEVIHRALTMPEDERILRMNYLRRREKLNDVNYWTKSFLSAMGSLITQEDHDDIGTTSMPAVTLDDFDEYLAKYIGNTHKLALLLDYDGTLAPIAPHPDLAIIPPETKNVLQRLSNISDVYIAIISGRDVNNVKQMVGIDGITYAGNHGLEILHPDNTKFVHPMPTEFRDKVGELLRQLQERVCRDGAWVENKGALLTFHFRETPSHIRPQLAEEAKRLIEEAGFKAGKAHCAIEAKPPVQWNKGRASIYILRTAFGVDWSERIRIIYAGDDTTDEDAMQALKGMAATFRVTSSSIVKTSAERRLPSTDSVLTMLKWVERHLSRRKPSIDPSNYRRNSLAKQGAVQMEMSYTNTQQRNGNSGRISTTDSTASH, from the exons ATGATCGTGGTGTCGAACCGACTACCCTTCGTTTTGCAAAAAGATGCCAACGGTAAACTCGTACGCAAAGCCAG CGCCGGTGGTCTAGTGACAGCCGTTGCTCCGGTCGTCATCAACGGTAATGGCTTATGGGTGGGTTGGCCCGGAATTCATCTAGCGGACCCTAACGAACCCATCCCGGAGTCGGACCCGGACGATATCACGCCTACGGCGGGGCTCCGGTCCGAGAAAGTCGTTGCCGTTCAAATCGACCCAGCTGTCTTCGATTCGTACTACAACGGCTGCTGTAACGCCACTTTTTGGCCCTTGTTCCACTCAATGCCCGACAGGGCCACCTTTAAAAGGGAGCACTGGCAATGCTACACCACCGCTAACAAAGAATTCGCCGATTGTACCATGAAGGCGTTGAAGTCTCTCCCGAAAAAGACCGGGAACGACGTTCCCTTGATCTGGATACATGACTACCACCTAATGCTAGCGGCCAATTGGGTGAGACAAGGGGCCGAGGAAGAAGGGATTAATTGCAAACTGGGATTCTTCCTGCATATCCCGTTCCCGCCGTGGGATATCTTCCGGTTGTTCCCGTGGTCGGACGAAATCCTCCAAGGGATGCTGGCGTGTGACATGGTCGGGTTTCACATCACTGATTACTGTTTGAATTTCGTCGATTGTTGCCAGCGGAATTTGGGATGTCGTGTCGACCGTAAAAATCTCTTGGTGGAACATGGTGGTAGATCGGTGCGAGTTCGCCCGTTACCAATCGGAATTCCCTTCGAACGATTCGTCGAACTTGCCGAGAAAGCACCAAGAGTCTTGTCAACAAACCAAAGAATTGTTTTAGGAGTCGATAGACTCGACTACACGAAAGGACTGGTTCATAGACTGTTGGCTTTCGAGAAGTTGCTCGAAAACCACCCCCAACACAAGGAAAAAGTCTCACTTTTACAAATCTCCGTTCCGTCGCGCACCGACGTTAAGGAATACCAAGACTTGAAGGAAGAAATGGACCAATTGGTCGGCCGAATCAATGGTAAATTTACCACACCCAACTGGTCGCCGATTCGCTACATTTACGGGTGTGTGAGTCAGGACGAACTGGCGGCGTTTTACCGGGACGCAGCCGTGGGGTTAGTCACCCCGTTGCGCGACGGAATGAATTTAGTAGCCAAAGAATTCGTAGCATGCCAAATTAACACCCCCCCAGGTGTCCTCATAGTGTCTCCGTTCGCCGGAGCGGGCGAAACGATGCACGAAGCGCTCATTTGCAACCCTTACGAGATCAACGACGCTTCTGAGGTCATCCATCGCGCGCTGACGATGCCCGAAGACGAGAGAATCCTCCGGATGAATTACCTGCGGAGACGGGAGAAACTCAACGATGTTAACTACTGGACCAAGTCGTTTTTGTCCGCCATGGGCTCTCTAATCACGCAGGAGGATCACGACGATATCGGAACCACGTCAATGCCTGCGGTCACGCTCGACGATTTCGACGAATATCTGGCTAA GTATATCGGGAACACGCACAAGCTGGCTTTGTTGTTGGACTATGACGGGACTCTGGCCCCGATCGCCCCGCACCCAGACCTTGCCATCATCCCTCCCGAAACCAAGAACGTCCTCCAGAGACTGTCGAATATTTCCGACGTGTATATCGCTATCATTTCCGGAAGAGACGTGAATAATGTGAAGCAAATGGTGGGCATTGATGGTATAACATACGCTGGCAATCACGGTTTGGAGATTTTACACCCCGATAATACGAAATTTGTGCATCCTATGCCGACGGAGTTCCGAGATAAGGTGGGCGAGTTGTTGCGGCAGTTGCAGGAGAGGGTGTGTCGGGATGGCGCTTGGGTGGAGAACAAAGGGGCGCTTTTGACTTTCCATTTCCGCGAGACGCCGTCACATATTCGGCCACAGTTGGCCGAAGAAGCCAAGCGTTTGATCGAAGAAGCCGGGTTTAAGGCCGGGAAGGCGCATTGTGCTATCGAAGCCAAACCGCCGGTTCAGTGGAATAAAGGAAGAGCGTCTATTTATATTCTGAGGACTGCATTCGGGGTAGATTGGAGCGAAAGGATCAGGATTATATATGCAGGGGATGATACGACGGACGAGGATGCCATGCAG GCTTTGAAAGGTATGGCGGCCACATTTAGAGTAACGTCATCGTCGATTGTGAAAACTTCGGCCGAGCGCCGTTTGCCGTCGACAGATTCGGTCTTGACGATGCTGAAGTGGGTGGAGCGGCATTTAAGTCGCAGGAAGCCCAGCATCGATCCTAGTAATTACCGGAGGAATTCGTTAGCAAAACAGGGAGCCGTTCAAATGGAAATGTCTTATACGAATACGCAACAAAGGAACGGAAATTCGGGAAGAATCTCCACCACAGACTCGACAGCTTCGCACTAA